One genomic region from Camelus bactrianus isolate YW-2024 breed Bactrian camel chromosome 3, ASM4877302v1, whole genome shotgun sequence encodes:
- the IL4 gene encoding interleukin-4 precursor: MGLTYQLIPTLVCLLVCTSNFAHGHKCDITLQEIIKTLNTLTARKNSCMELTVADVFAAPKNTTEKETFCKAATALRHIYRHHNCLSKHLSGLDRNLSGLANTTCSVNDSKKSTLRDFLERLKKIMKEKYSKC; this comes from the exons ATGGGTCTCACTTACCAACTGATCCCAACCCTGGTCTGCTTACTGGTTTGTACCAGCAACTTTGCCCACGGACACAAGTGTGATATCACCTTGCAAGAGATCATCAAAACGCTGAACACCCTCACTGCGAGAAAG AATTCGTGCATGGAGCTGACTGTAGCAGACGTCTTTGCTGCCCCAAAG AACACGACTGAGAAGGAAACCTTCTGCAAGGCGGCAACTGCTCTTCGGCACATCTACAGACACCACAACTGCTTGAGCAAACACCTGAGCGGACTTGACAGGAACCTCAGCGGCCTGGCAAACACG aCCTGTTCTGTGAATGACTCCAAGAAGAGCACATTGAGAGACTTCTTGGAAAGGCTAAAGAAGATTATGAAGGAGAAATACTCAAAATGTTGA
- the IL13 gene encoding interleukin-13 isoform X1, whose product MCRAGNEAQEHWRSQAYLCLWGLIPVEIWPHWAGLGSCQHSAHYSLLPQAPLCNGSMVWSINLTTSMYCAARESLINITNCSVIQRTQRMLNALCPHKLSAKVSSEHVRDTKIEVTQFIKTLLQHSRNVFHYRSFNWSKKS is encoded by the exons ATGTGCAGAGCAGGAAATGAAGCTCAAGAACATTGGAGGTCCCAGGCCTACCTCTGCTTGTGGGGCCTGATCCCTGTGGAGATCTGGCCTCACTGGGCAGGCCTGGGATCCTGCCAGCACTCGGCTCACTATTCTTTGCTCCCTCAGGCACCCCTGTGCAACGGCAGCATGGTATGGAGCATCAACCTGACGACCAGCATG TACTGTGCAGCCCGGGAATCCCTGATCAACATCACCAACTGCAGTGTCATCCAGAGGACCCAGAGGATGCTGAATGCCCTCTGTCCTCACAAGCTCTCAGCCAAG GTTTCCAGCGAACACGTCCGAGACACCAAAATCGAAGTGACCCAGTTCATAAAAACCCTGCTCCAACACTCAAGGAACGTTTTTCACTACAGAAGTTTCAACTGGAGCAAGAAAAGTTAG
- the IL13 gene encoding interleukin-13 precursor (The RefSeq protein has 1 substitution compared to this genomic sequence), which translates to MALWLTVVIAFTCIGGLASPVPTPSPKALKELIEELVNITQNQKAPLCNGSMVWSINLTTSMYCAARESLINITNCSVIQRTQRMLNALCPHKLSAKVSSEHVRDTKIEVTQFIKTLLQHSRNVFHYRSFNWSKKS; encoded by the exons ATGGCGCTCTGGATGACCGTGGTCATTGCTTTCACCTGCATTGGCGGCCTCGCCTCCCCGGTCCCTACGCCTTCCCCTAaagccctcaaggagctcattgAAGAACTGGTCAACATTACCCAGAACCAGAAG GCACCCCTGTGCAACGGCAGCATGGTATGGAGCATCAACCTGACGACCAGCATG TACTGTGCAGCCCGGGAATCCCTGATCAACATCACCAACTGCAGTGTCATCCAGAGGACCCAGAGGATGCTGAATGCCCTCTGTCCTCACAAGCTCTCAGCCAAG GTTTCCAGCGAACACGTCCGAGACACCAAAATCGAAGTGACCCAGTTCATAAAAACCCTGCTCCAACACTCAAGGAACGTTTTTCACTACAGAAGTTTCAACTGGAGCAAGAAAAGTTAG